The genomic interval GCGTACGCGCCGCCGACGACGCCGACGAGGAGCGCGCCGGGCGCGGTGAACAGGAGGGCGACCGCGGCGGCGAGGAAGGTGACGGCGGCGATACCGCGCCAGCGCTCGGTCTCGCGTCTCATGCGTCCTCCACGACGGCGGCGAGTTCGTCTACGGCGCGGGTCACGCGGCGGTCGAACGTCGGCGGGCCCGCGAACACGTCCCGAATCTGTCGGTAGAGCGGCCTGCTCGGCGGCGTTCGCGCGAAGAGCGCGGCGGCGTAGGGGTCGTCCGTCCACGTGCCCGCGTCCAGCGCGTCCTCCGCCTCGGCGGTCGTGTAGTCGCCGTACGTCGAGAGCACCGCCACGGCGGTGTCGCGGAGTTCGTCGCGGAGTTCGCGGATGTCCCGGTTGAGGCGGGTGGAGGACGCCGCGCGGACGCGCTCCGAGAACTCGGTTCCGGGCGGGTCGAACGTCACCCGGCCCTCGACCTCGGGGAGGGACGCGGACTCGCGGGACGCGGCGCGGCGCGCGCTGACCGCG from Salarchaeum japonicum carries:
- a CDS encoding DUF7269 family protein; protein product: MNTRRVALAVGVTAVALGVAFVVAPGFASALGTNRTAVFAVGVVALLLAVRAVSARRAASRESASLPEVEGRVTFDPPGTEFSERVRAASSTRLNRDIRELRDELRDTAVAVLSTYGDYTTAEAEDALDAGTWTDDPYAAALFARTPPSRPLYRQIRDVFAGPPTFDRRVTRAVDELAAVVEDA